A genomic stretch from Mycobacterium malmoense includes:
- a CDS encoding ABC transporter ATP-binding protein, which produces MGVAIEIEGLTKSFGPQRIFENVTLTLPEGEVSVLLGPSGTGKTIFLRTLIGLLPADSGKIMVDGVNLVEATASELNEIRTLFGMMFQDGALFGSMTLFDNTAFPLREHTRKKESEIHQIVMEKLDMVGLANDGDKFPGEISGGMRKRAGLARALVLEPQIVLCDEPDSGLDPVRTAYLSQLLIDINAQLDCTLLIVTHNINIARTVPDNMGMLFRRKLTMFGPREVLLTSRQPEVRQFLNGRRIGPIGMSEEKDEAQMAEERAMVEAGQQDGGVEEIGGVPPQLQPTPGYPQRKAVERHRARVREILHTLPPEAQQAIRESLDGTY; this is translated from the coding sequence ATGGGGGTGGCAATCGAGATCGAAGGTCTCACTAAGTCGTTCGGGCCCCAGCGGATCTTCGAAAATGTCACGCTGACTCTGCCCGAGGGCGAAGTCAGTGTCCTGCTGGGCCCGTCGGGTACCGGCAAAACGATCTTCTTGAGGACGCTGATCGGGCTGTTGCCCGCCGACAGCGGCAAGATCATGGTCGACGGGGTAAACCTCGTCGAGGCTACGGCCAGCGAGCTCAATGAGATTCGCACGCTGTTCGGAATGATGTTTCAGGACGGTGCGCTGTTCGGGTCAATGACGTTGTTTGACAACACCGCCTTCCCGCTGCGCGAGCACACCAGGAAGAAAGAGAGCGAGATCCACCAGATTGTCATGGAGAAGCTCGACATGGTGGGCTTGGCCAACGACGGGGACAAGTTTCCCGGCGAGATATCCGGTGGTATGCGCAAGCGCGCTGGGCTGGCGCGCGCGTTGGTGCTTGAGCCGCAGATCGTGCTATGCGACGAACCGGATTCGGGGCTGGACCCGGTGCGCACGGCTTATCTGAGTCAGTTACTCATCGACATCAACGCACAACTCGACTGCACGTTGTTGATTGTCACGCACAACATCAACATCGCCCGCACCGTGCCGGACAACATGGGAATGCTGTTCCGCCGCAAGCTGACGATGTTCGGGCCCCGGGAGGTGTTGCTGACCAGCCGACAACCGGAGGTCCGGCAGTTCCTCAACGGCCGGCGCATCGGTCCCATCGGCATGTCCGAAGAGAAGGACGAGGCTCAGATGGCCGAGGAGCGGGCGATGGTCGAGGCCGGTCAGCAGGACGGCGGTGTCGAGGAAATCGGCGGCGTGCCACCGCAGCTTCAGCCCACCCCCGGCTATCCGCAGCGAAAGGCGGTGGAACGGCATCGGGCGCGGGTACGCGAGATCCTGCACACACTGCCTCCAGAGGCGCAGCAAGCCATCCGCGAAAGCTTAGATGGCACATACTGA
- a CDS encoding SAM-dependent methyltransferase, which produces MTVAETVVPLVRAVLGQEVPVALRGWDGSRSGPSNAQWELKINNRRGLRRLMWAPNELGFARAYVSGDIEIQGDLLAGMSVLERMSDPACGPGVRIDSEMKRSLVKTALRLGVIGLPPKPPPEEVRLARGRRHAKWRDAAAISHHYDVGNDFYRLVLGESMAYSCGYWACPGDNLDAAQYAKCDLVARKLGLTEGMRVLDVGCGWGTFAVYAARRYGAHVVGVTLSRAQADYASKRIVNEGMGDSVEIRVQDYRDVSDGPYDAISSIGMAEHVGAVMLPTYAAKLYALLRPRGRLLNHAISRRPGKRQAFSKTSFIDRYVFPDGEIEPMATMIDALEGAGFEVRDVESLREHYALTLRAWVANLEDNWDKVVAASTAGRARVWRLYMAGSALAFEANRLGINQVLAVKPTDRGWSGMPRTRTELLASRQREL; this is translated from the coding sequence GTGACAGTCGCTGAAACTGTGGTGCCGCTGGTTCGGGCGGTTCTGGGTCAAGAGGTCCCGGTCGCGCTTCGCGGGTGGGACGGTAGCCGGTCGGGGCCGTCGAACGCGCAGTGGGAGTTGAAGATCAACAACCGACGCGGCCTGCGCCGGCTGATGTGGGCCCCAAACGAACTCGGCTTCGCGCGCGCCTACGTGTCAGGTGATATAGAAATCCAGGGAGACCTACTCGCGGGCATGTCGGTTCTCGAGCGGATGTCGGATCCTGCGTGCGGCCCGGGTGTGCGTATCGACAGTGAGATGAAACGTTCGCTCGTGAAAACGGCGCTGCGGCTCGGAGTCATTGGTCTGCCGCCCAAGCCGCCGCCAGAAGAGGTGAGGCTGGCGCGCGGGCGTCGTCATGCCAAGTGGCGCGACGCTGCCGCGATCAGCCACCACTACGACGTTGGCAACGACTTCTACCGCCTGGTGCTGGGCGAATCGATGGCGTACTCGTGCGGATACTGGGCATGCCCGGGCGACAACCTTGACGCGGCCCAATACGCCAAATGCGACCTGGTGGCCCGCAAGCTGGGCCTGACGGAAGGCATGCGGGTGCTCGACGTCGGCTGCGGCTGGGGGACTTTCGCCGTGTACGCGGCCCGTCGCTACGGAGCGCATGTGGTGGGTGTCACCCTGTCGCGCGCACAGGCGGACTACGCCAGCAAGCGAATCGTCAATGAAGGCATGGGCGACTCGGTCGAGATTCGTGTGCAGGATTACCGCGACGTCTCCGACGGACCGTACGACGCCATCTCGAGTATCGGGATGGCCGAGCATGTCGGGGCCGTGATGCTGCCGACCTACGCGGCGAAGCTATACGCGTTGCTGCGTCCGCGGGGCCGGCTGCTTAACCACGCCATTTCGCGCCGGCCCGGTAAGCGCCAGGCGTTTTCGAAGACGTCCTTCATCGATCGTTACGTGTTTCCCGACGGTGAGATCGAGCCGATGGCAACGATGATCGACGCGCTCGAAGGAGCGGGCTTCGAGGTGCGTGACGTCGAATCCCTTCGTGAGCACTACGCGCTGACACTGCGGGCATGGGTTGCGAACCTGGAAGACAACTGGGACAAGGTGGTTGCGGCGAGCACTGCGGGGCGTGCACGGGTCTGGCGGCTGTACATGGCCGGCTCGGCGCTGGCGTTTGAAGCCAACCGCCTCGGGATCAACCAAGTGCTGGCGGTCAAGCCCACAGACCGGGGTTGGAGTGGCATGCCGCGTACCCGCACCGAACTCCTCGCCTCCCGTCAGAGGGAGCTCTGA
- a CDS encoding NUDIX hydrolase has translation MSEFNAEPTQSGRQGQRPRQGGARRTDTASQRLPTVREFSAGGLVVHGIDCDQQFGVIIGRDDRRGRTLWSLPKGHIEIGERPEQTAVREIAEETGIRGDVLAALGSVEYWFRADDTMVHKTVHHYLLRFREGEPIAANDHEVTDVAWMPLEALPSRLAHADERRVTKVAADLIHALREHGPAALPPIPAISPRRRPQRHSIATHGASPPKPRPGRQR, from the coding sequence ATGAGTGAGTTCAACGCGGAACCAACCCAATCGGGACGACAGGGCCAACGGCCCCGCCAAGGCGGCGCCCGCAGGACCGACACCGCGTCACAGCGTCTGCCCACGGTGCGCGAGTTTTCGGCGGGCGGGCTGGTCGTGCACGGCATCGACTGCGACCAACAGTTCGGGGTGATCATCGGCCGGGACGACCGTCGCGGCCGCACCCTATGGTCGTTGCCGAAGGGCCACATCGAAATAGGCGAGCGGCCCGAACAGACGGCGGTGCGCGAAATAGCCGAAGAAACGGGCATCCGCGGCGACGTGCTGGCCGCGCTGGGCAGCGTCGAATACTGGTTCCGCGCGGACGACACCATGGTGCACAAGACCGTCCACCATTACCTGCTGCGGTTCCGGGAAGGTGAGCCGATCGCCGCCAACGACCACGAGGTCACCGACGTTGCGTGGATGCCGCTCGAGGCGCTGCCGTCGCGGCTGGCTCACGCCGACGAACGCCGGGTCACCAAAGTGGCGGCGGACCTGATACATGCGTTGCGCGAACATGGCCCGGCGGCGCTGCCCCCGATACCGGCGATCTCGCCGCGGCGGCGTCCGCAACGGCATTCGATCGCCACACATGGCGCCAGCCCTCCTAAACCCAGGCCGGGCCGGCAAAGATAG
- the wzt gene encoding galactan export ABC transporter ATP-binding subunit Wzt/RfbE, protein MAPVSIQAHDAWVEFPIFDAKTRSLKKTFLGKAGGTIGRTASNVPIIEALRDITLSLNVGDRVGLVGHNGAGKSTLLRLLAGIYEPTRGWSAIRGRVAPIFDLGVGMDPEISGYENIIIRGLFLGETRKTMEAKVDEIAAFTELGDYLSMPLRTYSTGMRMRLAIGVVTSIDPEILLLDEAIGAVDTHFLDKAQSRLQGLVERSGILVFASHSNDFLVRLCKTAVWIDHGEIKMTGSVGDVMQAYEDTKAHIMAEITSNE, encoded by the coding sequence ATGGCACCGGTGAGCATCCAGGCACACGACGCATGGGTCGAGTTTCCCATCTTCGACGCCAAGACGCGGTCGCTGAAAAAGACGTTCCTGGGTAAGGCCGGCGGCACCATCGGACGCACCGCCTCCAACGTGCCCATCATCGAAGCGCTGCGTGACATCACGCTCTCGCTAAACGTCGGCGACCGGGTCGGCCTGGTTGGGCACAACGGGGCGGGCAAGTCGACTCTGCTGCGGCTACTGGCGGGAATCTACGAACCCACCCGCGGCTGGTCCGCCATCCGAGGCCGCGTGGCACCGATCTTCGACCTCGGCGTCGGCATGGACCCCGAGATCTCCGGCTACGAAAACATCATCATCCGTGGACTTTTCCTCGGCGAGACCCGCAAAACGATGGAGGCCAAAGTCGATGAGATCGCCGCGTTCACCGAGCTCGGCGATTACCTGTCGATGCCGCTGCGCACCTACTCCACCGGCATGCGGATGCGGTTGGCGATCGGTGTGGTCACCAGCATCGACCCGGAAATCCTGCTGCTCGACGAGGCAATCGGGGCCGTCGACACCCACTTTCTGGACAAGGCCCAGTCCCGGTTACAAGGATTGGTGGAACGCTCGGGCATCCTGGTGTTCGCCAGCCACTCCAACGACTTCCTCGTGCGGCTGTGCAAGACCGCGGTCTGGATCGACCACGGCGAGATCAAAATGACCGGCAGCGTCGGGGATGTGATGCAAGCCTACGAGGACACCAAAGCCCACATCATGGCGGAGATCACCTCGAATGAGTGA
- the ettA gene encoding energy-dependent translational throttle protein EttA, producing MQWIYQLNRARLVRGEKVILDDVTLSFLPGAKIGVVGPNGAGKSTLLRVMAGLERPSNGDVRLAPDVSVGLLAQEPVLDETETVLGNIRAAVAETEALLARYSEITTRLADEVSDELMAEMGSLQEQLDHRNAWDLEARLEQAMDALRCPPPDVDVKDLSGGERRRVALCRLLLQQPGLLLLDEPTNHLDAESVQWLEQHLADYPGTVVAVTHDRYFLDNVAGWILELDRGHAYPYQGNYATYLETKAARLHVEGRKDAKRLRQLQRELEWVHSGAKARQAKSNARLRRYEEMAADATKTQRLDFDEIHIPPGPRLGSLVIEVEHVSKAFADHELFSDLSFSLPRNGIVGIIGPNGVGKTTLFQMLTGNERPDTGAIRIGETVRIAYVDQNRAHIDPDQTAWEVVSGGDDMLHIGPVQVPSRAYIAAFGFKGPDQQKPARLFSGGERNRLNLALTLKQGGNVLLLDEPTNDLDTETLASLENAIIEFSGCVVVTAHDRWFLDRIATHILAWEGTEAHPAQWYWFEGNYAGYEQNKVARLGAEAARPHRVAHRRLTRD from the coding sequence GTGCAGTGGATCTATCAACTGAACCGAGCGCGCCTGGTGCGCGGCGAGAAGGTGATCCTCGACGACGTCACTTTGTCGTTTTTGCCGGGCGCCAAGATCGGCGTGGTCGGCCCCAACGGGGCGGGGAAATCGACGCTGCTGCGGGTGATGGCCGGGCTCGAGCGGCCGTCGAACGGGGACGTGCGGCTGGCTCCGGACGTCTCTGTCGGGCTGCTGGCGCAGGAGCCAGTCTTGGACGAGACCGAGACCGTACTGGGCAACATTCGCGCGGCCGTCGCCGAGACCGAGGCGTTGTTGGCTCGCTACAGTGAGATCACCACTCGCCTAGCCGACGAGGTCAGCGACGAGCTGATGGCCGAAATGGGTTCGCTGCAGGAACAATTGGATCACCGCAACGCATGGGATCTCGAGGCCCGTCTCGAGCAGGCCATGGACGCGCTGCGCTGCCCGCCACCCGACGTCGACGTCAAGGACCTCTCCGGCGGGGAACGACGCCGGGTAGCATTGTGCCGCTTGCTGTTACAGCAACCGGGTCTGCTCCTGCTCGACGAGCCGACCAATCATCTCGATGCCGAAAGTGTGCAATGGCTCGAGCAGCATCTGGCCGACTATCCGGGCACAGTCGTCGCGGTTACGCACGACCGCTACTTCCTGGACAATGTCGCGGGCTGGATTCTCGAGCTCGACCGTGGCCATGCCTACCCGTACCAGGGCAACTACGCCACCTACCTGGAGACCAAGGCCGCGCGCCTGCACGTGGAGGGCCGCAAGGACGCCAAGCGGCTGCGTCAGTTGCAACGAGAACTGGAATGGGTGCACTCCGGAGCCAAGGCACGCCAGGCCAAAAGCAATGCGCGGCTGCGCCGCTACGAGGAGATGGCGGCCGACGCAACCAAGACCCAACGGTTGGACTTCGACGAGATCCACATCCCGCCGGGTCCACGACTGGGAAGCCTGGTGATCGAGGTCGAGCATGTCAGCAAGGCGTTCGCCGACCACGAGCTGTTCAGCGATCTATCGTTTTCGTTGCCGCGCAACGGAATTGTCGGTATCATCGGTCCCAACGGTGTCGGTAAGACCACCCTGTTTCAGATGCTCACCGGCAACGAGCGGCCCGACACCGGCGCGATCCGGATTGGCGAGACGGTGCGAATCGCCTACGTGGACCAAAACCGCGCTCATATCGATCCCGATCAGACCGCCTGGGAAGTCGTCTCCGGCGGCGATGACATGCTGCACATCGGGCCGGTTCAGGTGCCGTCGCGCGCCTACATCGCCGCGTTCGGCTTCAAGGGCCCCGACCAGCAAAAGCCCGCGCGACTGTTCTCTGGTGGGGAACGTAACCGACTCAACTTGGCGCTCACCCTCAAACAGGGTGGCAACGTCCTGCTGCTGGACGAGCCGACCAACGACCTAGACACCGAAACCCTTGCGTCGCTGGAGAACGCAATCATCGAGTTCTCCGGCTGCGTAGTCGTCACCGCGCATGACCGTTGGTTCCTCGACCGCATCGCCACTCACATCCTGGCCTGGGAAGGCACCGAAGCTCATCCCGCGCAATGGTATTGGTTTGAGGGCAACTATGCCGGCTACGAACAGAACAAGGTCGCAAGGCTCGGTGCGGAAGCCGCCCGCCCCCACCGAGTCGCGCACCGCCGGCTCACCCGCGACTAG
- a CDS encoding TetR/AcrR family transcriptional regulator, translating into MPTDLTQDNPRAGSPRRRSEKSRTAIVTATRELLLERGFDGLTIEAVAARAGVGKQTIYRWWPSRPALVADVMLEDADKILASVDHSDDLSADLVGWVRKLVASLTTARGLAMLRILTVAGMEHEDTAIKLRAGFSAPLHDGVRARLLADGIDGTAAESAADAIVGGVVYPILSGVQHYSRRRAERTVRIIVEAIAPERPA; encoded by the coding sequence ATGCCAACCGATCTCACCCAGGACAACCCGCGGGCAGGTTCCCCGAGGCGTCGCAGCGAGAAGTCGCGCACGGCCATCGTCACCGCCACGCGAGAACTGCTTCTCGAGCGCGGCTTCGATGGCCTGACCATCGAGGCCGTGGCCGCTCGGGCCGGCGTGGGAAAACAGACCATCTATCGCTGGTGGCCCAGCCGTCCCGCACTGGTCGCCGACGTGATGCTCGAAGATGCCGACAAGATCCTGGCGTCGGTAGATCACAGCGACGACCTGTCCGCCGACTTGGTGGGGTGGGTGCGCAAACTCGTCGCCAGCCTGACGACGGCGCGCGGCTTGGCCATGCTGCGGATCTTGACCGTCGCCGGCATGGAGCACGAGGACACCGCGATCAAATTGCGCGCCGGGTTCAGTGCGCCGCTGCACGATGGCGTCCGGGCCCGGCTTCTCGCCGACGGCATCGATGGGACCGCCGCGGAGTCGGCCGCGGACGCGATTGTCGGCGGTGTGGTATATCCGATACTGTCCGGCGTGCAACACTATTCACGACGGCGGGCCGAACGCACCGTCCGAATCATCGTCGAGGCCATTGCGCCGGAGCGCCCTGCGTAA
- a CDS encoding acyl-CoA dehydrogenase, whose product MTLGLTPEQQDLSDAVGHFAGRHAPVAATRDNFGALATGQLPGWWDALVANGFHAVHLPERLGGQGGRLIDAACVLEAAARALLPGPLLPTVTTGAIALLADPTPTAESLVRDLASGVPAAVVLPDGGDFRAHADGQRWLISGASDVTAGACSARVILVGAAAQDGDVIWVLVDTEKPTATVESVSGTDLVTDVGILRLAEYCAAESDVLTGIEPDRAHGIVVGFVASMTAGIAQWCVEAVTGHLRTREQFGKVIGTFQALQHNAAMLLVNSELATAAAWDAVRAVDEPLDQLRLAAATAAMIALSPVPDLVLDALTMFGAIGFTWEHDLHLYWRRATSLAASIGPASRWARRLGQLTCTLQRDMSVDLGDAESDFRSWVAETLDSALALRNDRPGRQGDYDHFATGPQRTAIADAGLIAPHWPSPWGIGAGPLRQLIIDEEFDKRPALVRPSLGIAEWILPSVLRAAPKDLQELLIPPTQRGEMAWCQLFSEPAAGSDLAALTTRATKVDGGWTINGHKIWTSAAHRADYGALLARTDPAASKHRGIGYFIVDMRSPGIEIQPITTATGEAHFNEVFLNDVFVPDRMLLGAPTDGWDLAIATMAEERSAIGGYVKYDRAVALRRLAAEPGPDRDDAQRALGELDAYANAIKALGVRETIRLLDGQASGPASSIAKVAMNELLRRTFKATLQLTGTLAMVADSNPAVVAPYLQLPAELLGGGTREIQLNIIAQMILGLPRK is encoded by the coding sequence ATGACGCTAGGGCTCACCCCGGAGCAGCAGGACCTCAGCGACGCCGTCGGCCATTTTGCCGGCCGGCATGCCCCGGTCGCCGCGACGCGCGACAACTTTGGCGCGCTGGCGACGGGGCAGCTCCCAGGATGGTGGGATGCGCTGGTCGCCAACGGCTTCCACGCGGTCCACCTGCCGGAGCGCCTCGGCGGGCAGGGCGGCCGGCTGATCGATGCGGCCTGCGTGCTGGAGGCGGCGGCCAGGGCGCTGCTACCCGGTCCGCTGCTGCCGACGGTGACGACGGGAGCGATTGCGCTGCTGGCCGATCCGACACCGACCGCCGAATCACTGGTGCGCGATCTCGCATCCGGGGTGCCCGCTGCAGTCGTCCTTCCCGACGGCGGCGACTTCCGCGCACACGCCGACGGTCAACGATGGCTGATCAGCGGTGCGTCGGACGTCACCGCCGGCGCGTGTTCGGCACGGGTGATATTGGTCGGCGCCGCCGCCCAGGACGGTGACGTCATCTGGGTGCTGGTGGATACAGAAAAACCCACGGCGACAGTCGAATCCGTATCCGGCACCGACCTCGTAACCGACGTCGGGATCCTGCGGCTGGCCGAGTATTGCGCCGCAGAATCCGACGTGCTCACCGGCATCGAGCCCGACCGCGCGCACGGCATCGTCGTGGGGTTCGTCGCCAGCATGACGGCCGGCATCGCGCAGTGGTGTGTCGAGGCGGTTACCGGGCATCTGCGAACGCGGGAGCAGTTCGGCAAGGTGATCGGCACCTTCCAGGCGCTGCAGCACAACGCGGCGATGTTGCTGGTCAACAGCGAGCTGGCCACCGCGGCGGCCTGGGACGCGGTGCGCGCCGTCGACGAACCGCTCGACCAACTCCGACTCGCCGCGGCTACAGCGGCGATGATCGCGCTCTCGCCGGTGCCGGACCTCGTGCTCGACGCCCTCACGATGTTCGGCGCCATCGGTTTCACCTGGGAACACGACCTGCACCTTTACTGGCGGCGGGCGACAAGCCTGGCCGCGTCGATCGGGCCGGCGAGCCGTTGGGCCCGACGCCTGGGACAACTGACGTGCACCCTGCAGCGTGACATGTCGGTCGACCTCGGCGACGCCGAATCCGACTTCCGTTCGTGGGTGGCCGAAACCCTGGATTCGGCGTTGGCGCTGCGCAACGATCGGCCCGGACGGCAGGGTGACTACGACCACTTCGCTACCGGGCCGCAGCGCACCGCGATCGCCGACGCCGGGCTGATTGCGCCGCACTGGCCTTCGCCGTGGGGAATAGGCGCAGGTCCACTGCGCCAGCTCATCATCGACGAAGAATTCGACAAGCGACCAGCCCTGGTGCGTCCCTCGCTGGGCATCGCCGAGTGGATACTGCCTTCGGTGCTGCGGGCCGCGCCAAAGGACTTGCAGGAACTGCTGATTCCGCCGACACAGCGCGGCGAGATGGCATGGTGCCAGCTGTTCAGCGAGCCGGCCGCCGGCTCCGACCTCGCCGCGTTGACAACGCGCGCAACCAAGGTCGACGGTGGTTGGACCATCAACGGACACAAGATCTGGACGTCGGCCGCGCACCGGGCCGACTACGGGGCGCTGCTGGCGCGCACCGACCCCGCGGCGAGCAAGCACCGCGGCATCGGCTACTTCATCGTCGACATGCGATCCCCAGGGATAGAAATCCAACCGATCACGACGGCGACGGGTGAGGCGCACTTCAACGAGGTCTTCCTTAACGACGTCTTCGTACCCGACCGGATGCTGCTAGGTGCCCCCACCGATGGTTGGGACCTCGCGATCGCCACCATGGCCGAGGAGCGTTCGGCCATCGGCGGATACGTCAAGTACGACAGGGCGGTCGCACTGCGTCGGCTCGCGGCGGAACCGGGACCGGACCGCGACGACGCGCAGCGCGCCCTCGGAGAACTGGACGCCTACGCAAACGCCATCAAGGCCCTGGGTGTGCGGGAAACCATCCGGCTGCTCGACGGCCAGGCATCCGGGCCGGCGTCCAGCATCGCCAAAGTGGCGATGAACGAACTGCTGCGGCGCACGTTCAAGGCGACGCTGCAGCTGACCGGCACGTTGGCGATGGTCGCCGACTCCAACCCCGCGGTGGTGGCGCCGTATCTACAACTGCCCGCCGAGCTGCTGGGCGGAGGCACCAGGGAGATTCAGCTGAACATCATCGCCCAGATGATTCTCGGCCTGCCTCGAAAATAG
- a CDS encoding thiolase family protein, translating into MGLRGEAAIVGYVELPPERLTKASPAPFVIEQWAELAAAALTDAGLPGDVVNGIVASHLAESQIFVPSTIAEYLGIGARFAELVDLGGASAAAMVWRAAAAIELGVCDAVLCALPARYITPSSKKKPRSIVDAMFFGSSSNQYGSPQAEFEIPYGNLGQNGPYGQVAQRYAAIYGYDERAMAKIVVDQRVNANHTEGAIWKDKPLTVDDVLASPVIADPLHMLEIVMPCVGGAAVVVANADIAKRARHRPVWIKGFGEHVPFKTPTYAEDLLCTPIAAAAETAFAMTNLSREQMDMVSIYDCYTITVLLSLEDAGFCEKGKGMEFVANHDLTFRGDFPLNTAGGQLGFGQAGLAGGMHHVCDATRQIMGRAGTAQVADCNRAFVSGNGGILSEQTTLILEGD; encoded by the coding sequence ATGGGATTACGTGGGGAAGCGGCGATCGTCGGATACGTCGAGCTGCCGCCCGAGCGGCTCACCAAGGCCTCGCCCGCGCCGTTCGTCATCGAACAATGGGCCGAACTCGCCGCCGCGGCGCTCACAGACGCGGGACTGCCGGGTGACGTCGTTAACGGCATCGTGGCGTCGCACCTGGCCGAATCGCAGATCTTCGTGCCCTCCACCATCGCCGAATACCTCGGAATAGGAGCGAGGTTCGCCGAGCTGGTGGATCTCGGGGGAGCCAGCGCCGCGGCCATGGTCTGGCGGGCGGCCGCCGCGATCGAACTCGGCGTCTGCGACGCCGTTCTGTGCGCACTGCCCGCGCGATACATCACGCCGTCATCCAAGAAGAAGCCCAGGTCCATTGTCGACGCGATGTTCTTCGGTTCGTCGAGCAACCAATACGGCTCTCCGCAAGCGGAGTTCGAGATCCCGTACGGCAACCTCGGCCAAAACGGGCCCTACGGCCAGGTGGCCCAGCGGTACGCGGCAATCTACGGCTACGACGAGCGCGCGATGGCCAAGATCGTCGTCGACCAGCGGGTCAATGCCAATCACACCGAGGGCGCGATCTGGAAAGACAAGCCGCTCACCGTCGACGACGTCCTGGCCAGCCCGGTCATCGCCGATCCGCTGCACATGCTGGAGATCGTGATGCCCTGTGTCGGCGGCGCCGCAGTCGTCGTCGCCAACGCCGACATCGCCAAGCGGGCGCGTCACCGTCCGGTGTGGATCAAGGGATTCGGCGAACACGTGCCGTTCAAAACCCCGACCTACGCCGAGGACCTGCTATGCACCCCGATTGCGGCGGCCGCCGAAACCGCCTTCGCCATGACGAATCTGAGCCGTGAGCAGATGGACATGGTGTCGATCTACGACTGCTACACCATCACCGTGCTGCTGTCGCTGGAGGACGCCGGTTTCTGCGAGAAGGGCAAGGGCATGGAATTCGTCGCCAACCACGACCTGACCTTCCGTGGCGACTTCCCGCTCAACACGGCCGGCGGCCAACTGGGCTTCGGCCAAGCGGGATTGGCGGGCGGAATGCACCACGTCTGCGACGCCACCCGCCAGATCATGGGACGCGCGGGCACGGCCCAGGTCGCCGACTGCAACCGCGCTTTCGTGTCCGGCAACGGCGGCATCCTGTCCGAGCAGACGACGCTCATCCTGGAGGGGGACTGA
- a CDS encoding Zn-ribbon domain-containing OB-fold protein, whose amino-acid sequence MVTFERPMPVKTPTTAPFWDALTQHRIVIQYSPSLQGYVFYPRVRAPRTLADDLEWREISGMGTLYSFTVARRPVGPHFAGAVPQLLAIVEWDEGPRFSTEMVNVDPADLSVGMRVRPVFFDYPEHDVTMLRYEPAE is encoded by the coding sequence ATGGTGACATTCGAACGACCCATGCCGGTCAAAACGCCGACGACCGCGCCATTCTGGGACGCGCTGACGCAGCACCGCATTGTCATTCAGTACTCGCCGTCGCTGCAGGGCTACGTGTTCTATCCGCGGGTGCGCGCGCCACGCACCTTAGCCGACGACCTGGAGTGGCGCGAGATCTCCGGCATGGGCACGCTCTACTCGTTCACCGTGGCGCGCAGGCCCGTCGGCCCGCACTTCGCCGGCGCGGTCCCGCAGCTGCTGGCCATCGTCGAATGGGATGAAGGGCCAAGGTTTTCCACCGAAATGGTCAACGTCGATCCGGCCGATCTGAGCGTCGGCATGCGGGTGCGGCCGGTGTTCTTCGACTATCCAGAACACGACGTCACCATGCTGCGATACGAGCCCGCCGAGTAG